The sequence AAGCATGTTATCAGGGTGATATTCTCCTTTTTCTTCCATTTTATATCTAACGCAATCCGTAAAATTACCCATACAATATTAGTTTATCCATTTTTTATCAATTTTGCCCTGTTCGTAAAAATATCTCATAGGGCATACCCAATACCATTTACACACTTTTGACTCGTTCTCAAATTTTCTCAACTTCCACCACCTTTGCAACAATGTTTGTATATTCCACCAGTAGCAATCTGCTTTTATCCTCGTGTCCTACCTCTATTGCTGGGTTATCTTTGAATATAACTTTATCCCCTACCGATATTTCTTTTGGGACATCAGGGGCTACAGCCTCAACATATCCCTCATTTTTGTCACTACCTGCAACTTCAGGTATTATCAAACCTGAATCGGTTTTTAATTCCTCCTCTTTGACTTTTACCAATACATGATTATTTAATGGTTGAATCTTTTCCATATCTAACCTCCTTATTTTTTTACTCCCAGTAATCTGTCTATTTCAGGCTTATTGAAGCCTATAACAAATTTCCCGTTTATATCGATTTGAGGTGTTCCCATCTGACCTGTCCTTTTGACAAGTTTGTCAATTTCACCAGGATTTTTCGACAGGTTAACTTCTTTAAAAGGTAGAGCCAGGCTTTTTAGATATTCTTTAGCTCTGACACACCAGGGACATCCGTCGGTTGTATAAACGACAATTCTTTTCGATTTCTTTTCAGCTTTTTTAGTGGGTTTTATTTTCTTTTCTTCAAAAGCTTGTATAAAGAATTCCTTATCTTGCAGACCGTAGATGATATTTTGTACCCTCCCTTTTTCAATAATTGCCACGGCAGGAATAGAATCAATATTGAAATGACGGTGGACATCTTTAACTTCCGATACATCGACGGTCAGAACTTCAATGCTCTTATTTTCGCTTTCCAGTTCTTTGAAAATATCGAGAACTCGTTTGCTTTTTTCTGAGTTTCTGGAGTAGAAAACAACAGGGTAGATCAGGTCATTGTTTTTTGTGACCTTTTCCAGGTGTTTGAAATTCAGAACATTTACCATGTTGCAACCCTTTCATAAATCAAGCATTATTTGATTGTTTTGATTCATATTTGGTTACAAAATTACTATGGCATTGAACAAATGCAACATACACCTGTATCCCTTGCTTACAATTTTATTGCGATATTGAAACCTTCATGAATGGCA comes from Candidatus Neomarinimicrobiota bacterium and encodes:
- a CDS encoding co-chaperone GroES, yielding MEKIQPLNNHVLVKVKEEELKTDSGLIIPEVAGSDKNEGYVEAVAPDVPKEISVGDKVIFKDNPAIEVGHEDKSRLLLVEYTNIVAKVVEVEKI
- a CDS encoding thioredoxin family protein, with the translated sequence MVNVLNFKHLEKVTKNNDLIYPVVFYSRNSEKSKRVLDIFKELESENKSIEVLTVDVSEVKDVHRHFNIDSIPAVAIIEKGRVQNIIYGLQDKEFFIQAFEEKKIKPTKKAEKKSKRIVVYTTDGCPWCVRAKEYLKSLALPFKEVNLSKNPGEIDKLVKRTGQMGTPQIDINGKFVIGFNKPEIDRLLGVKK